In Streptomyces sp. 840.1, one DNA window encodes the following:
- a CDS encoding rhodanese-like domain-containing protein — translation MNFGPLPTVDVTAVPADGLVLDVREDDEWAAGHVDGALHIPMSGFVGRFGELTEAAEDGRRVHVMCRVGGRSAQVTQYLVQQGIDAVNIDGGMLAWDAAGRPMVTDSGNPAFVV, via the coding sequence ATGAATTTCGGCCCGCTTCCCACGGTCGATGTCACGGCGGTGCCGGCGGACGGCCTCGTGCTGGACGTACGGGAGGACGACGAATGGGCGGCCGGACACGTCGACGGCGCCCTGCACATCCCGATGAGCGGTTTCGTGGGCCGCTTCGGTGAGCTGACCGAGGCGGCTGAGGACGGCCGGCGCGTGCATGTGATGTGCCGGGTCGGCGGTCGGTCCGCCCAGGTCACCCAGTACCTGGTGCAGCAGGGCATCGACGCCGTGAACATCGATGGCGGCATGCTCGCCTGGGATGCGGCCGGGCGCCCGATGGTCACCGACAGCGGCAACCCGGCCTTCGTCGTCTGA
- the paaB gene encoding 1,2-phenylacetyl-CoA epoxidase subunit PaaB, whose amino-acid sequence MSSSTDWPLWEVFVRSRRGLSHTHAGSLHAPDAEMALRNARDLYTRRSEGVSIWVVPSARITASSPDEKDTFFEPAGDKPYRHPTFYEIPDGVKHL is encoded by the coding sequence ATGAGCAGCTCGACCGACTGGCCGCTGTGGGAGGTGTTCGTGCGCTCGCGGCGTGGCCTCTCCCACACCCACGCCGGCAGTCTGCACGCCCCGGACGCCGAGATGGCGCTGCGCAACGCACGCGATCTGTACACACGCCGGTCCGAGGGCGTCTCCATCTGGGTGGTGCCTTCCGCCCGGATCACGGCGTCCTCGCCGGACGAGAAGGACACCTTCTTCGAGCCGGCCGGCGACAAGCCCTACCGGCACCCCACGTTCTACGAGATCCCGGACGGGGTGAAGCACCTGTGA
- a CDS encoding DUF5819 family protein — translation MDSYDDRGVGGRDGRVSGPDSGPAPAVPDPRTEPDPEPGPGTDPGPDPGTGLCGEPGPEPRSGIAGLSFPYQVAAAVALAVIGLVTCTQLAMVFLHVAPSNTLTKQHGKGVDQWIYPEFEQNWKLFAPNPLQQNIAVHVRAEIAGPDGRRTTPWMSLSGEDGKAIRGNPLPSHVQQNELRRGWDFYLGSHDNQNRANGLRGTLSEQYIRRIVMLRLSEHDYGGTVERIQVRSEVRSVAAPPWSDEKISTKPSYRVLPWWTVTAADLPEGSADPKETDQ, via the coding sequence ATGGATTCGTACGACGACAGGGGCGTCGGCGGCAGGGACGGACGTGTTTCCGGCCCCGATTCAGGGCCGGCTCCAGCGGTTCCCGACCCCCGTACCGAGCCCGATCCGGAACCGGGTCCCGGTACAGATCCTGGTCCGGATCCTGGTACGGGGCTTTGTGGCGAACCCGGTCCGGAGCCCCGTTCCGGAATCGCCGGGCTGTCGTTTCCGTACCAGGTCGCCGCCGCTGTGGCTCTCGCGGTGATCGGCCTGGTCACCTGCACTCAGCTGGCGATGGTGTTTCTGCACGTCGCCCCCTCCAACACGCTGACCAAGCAGCACGGCAAGGGGGTCGACCAATGGATCTACCCCGAGTTCGAGCAGAACTGGAAGCTCTTCGCCCCCAATCCGCTCCAGCAGAACATCGCCGTGCACGTGCGTGCTGAGATAGCCGGCCCCGACGGCCGCCGTACCACCCCCTGGATGAGCCTCTCGGGCGAGGACGGCAAGGCGATACGCGGCAATCCGCTGCCCAGCCACGTGCAGCAGAACGAACTCCGCCGGGGCTGGGACTTCTACCTCGGGTCCCACGACAACCAGAACCGGGCCAACGGGCTGCGCGGGACGCTCTCCGAGCAGTACATCCGCCGGATCGTCATGCTGCGCCTGAGCGAGCACGACTACGGCGGCACCGTCGAACGGATCCAGGTCCGGTCCGAGGTGCGGTCCGTCGCGGCCCCTCCGTGGAGCGACGAGAAGATCAGTACGAAACCGTCCTACCGGGTGCTGCC
- a CDS encoding acyl-CoA dehydrogenase family protein, with amino-acid sequence MDFTYTEEQQAAAEAARAVFSGVAPDAVPSPALVPGAVAEDIDRPLWAGLAAGDLLSLTLSPEHGGAGLDLIALCLVLRESAKVLARVPLLETCAVAMALQRYGDQKLAAELLPGVGRGELVLTVGANGRTGHDPAELAVTARRDGAASEAAASGTGGESAGDDGSEAGWVLDGVQSAVPWAQAADWIAVPAHTGDGRAVVALVRRGHDGLTIAEQVSTSGELFGEVRLDAVRVSDRELIDAAGAWEWLHALLTTGTCALALGLGEAVLAMTSEYTGKREQFGFPVATFQSVAVQAADRYIDLRAMEVTLWQAAWRIATGGSGALPPAGDVAVAKIWASDGVRRVVQTAQHLHGGFGADTDYVLHRFHAWAKQIELSLGPAAAHEEALGDLLAAHSLDLDLG; translated from the coding sequence GTGGACTTCACCTACACCGAGGAACAGCAGGCAGCCGCAGAGGCGGCACGAGCCGTCTTCTCGGGCGTTGCACCCGACGCGGTGCCCAGCCCCGCACTCGTACCGGGTGCGGTGGCCGAGGACATCGACCGGCCGCTGTGGGCCGGTCTCGCCGCCGGAGACCTGCTGAGCCTGACGCTGTCACCCGAACACGGCGGTGCGGGCCTCGACCTGATCGCGCTCTGCCTGGTGCTGCGCGAGTCGGCGAAGGTCCTCGCCCGGGTCCCGCTGCTGGAGACGTGCGCGGTCGCGATGGCGCTCCAGCGCTACGGGGACCAGAAGCTGGCCGCCGAGCTGCTGCCCGGCGTGGGCCGCGGTGAGCTGGTCCTCACCGTCGGAGCCAATGGGCGCACCGGCCACGATCCGGCCGAACTCGCCGTCACGGCACGCCGCGACGGCGCCGCGAGCGAGGCAGCCGCAAGCGGGACCGGGGGCGAGTCGGCCGGGGACGACGGCTCGGAAGCCGGCTGGGTGCTGGACGGTGTTCAGTCGGCCGTCCCGTGGGCGCAGGCCGCGGACTGGATCGCGGTGCCCGCGCATACCGGGGACGGCAGGGCAGTCGTGGCCCTGGTCCGGCGCGGCCACGACGGTCTCACCATCGCGGAGCAGGTCTCCACCAGCGGCGAACTGTTCGGTGAGGTACGGCTGGACGCGGTACGGGTCTCGGACCGCGAGCTGATCGACGCCGCCGGTGCCTGGGAGTGGCTGCACGCACTGCTCACCACCGGAACCTGCGCACTGGCGCTGGGCCTTGGCGAGGCCGTACTGGCCATGACGAGCGAGTACACGGGGAAGCGCGAGCAGTTCGGCTTCCCCGTGGCGACTTTTCAGTCCGTCGCCGTACAGGCCGCGGACCGTTACATCGATCTGCGGGCCATGGAGGTGACCCTCTGGCAGGCCGCCTGGCGGATCGCCACCGGCGGGAGCGGCGCGCTTCCCCCTGCGGGCGATGTAGCCGTGGCGAAGATCTGGGCGTCGGACGGGGTCCGCCGGGTCGTGCAGACGGCACAGCACCTGCACGGGGGCTTCGGCGCGGACACCGACTACGTCCTGCACCGCTTCCACGCCTGGGCAAAGCAGATCGAGCTCTCTCTCGGCCCGGCCGCCGCTCACGAGGAGGCGCTGGGCGACCTGCTGGCCGCGCACTCCCTCGATCTCGACCTCGGCTGA
- a CDS encoding helix-turn-helix domain-containing protein: protein MADHSEQACRRVDVGISRVFELFGKRWTGPIVSVLLQQPVHFADLRRAIPGISERMLSDRLSELGTAGLVVREVDEGPPLRVSYRLTQAGAAMEPALKELGRWAETHLKDGGGDC, encoded by the coding sequence ATGGCGGATCACAGCGAGCAGGCGTGCCGAAGGGTCGACGTGGGCATCAGCCGCGTCTTCGAGCTGTTCGGCAAGCGCTGGACGGGGCCCATCGTCTCCGTGCTGCTTCAGCAGCCCGTGCACTTCGCTGATCTGCGGCGAGCGATTCCCGGCATCAGTGAGCGCATGCTCTCGGACCGGCTGTCCGAACTGGGGACGGCGGGCCTGGTGGTGCGGGAGGTCGACGAGGGGCCGCCGCTGCGGGTTTCGTACCGCCTGACGCAGGCCGGTGCCGCGATGGAGCCCGCGCTGAAGGAACTGGGGCGCTGGGCGGAGACGCATCTGAAGGACGGCGGGGGCGACTGCTAG
- a CDS encoding J domain-containing protein, with amino-acid sequence MTHEAAGVPTTRNDDDRQDQDRQDQDEDRQHGQPGRPSDADAQADADAHAETVPPAGAPADGADGADGGPAGQERPEARLAHAVRVAEQALIEFEIAVETFRVEVENFSRLHHQRLGPMYTRLDELDAQIAEARAAMTGDPEDLRKAQEARAVVMPMPGVDELFHDWMDSDGLSPEASAMLTEQPVRPPKRVRPTEEARKLYRELARKAHPDLAQDEVERARRDEFITRVNAAYGRGDEALLRELAQEWAAGPVAPEAELGEADELYARLNWLTQRKELLTLLAQELEQSAIGAMLRMAPDDPDHLLEEIADQLLGEVSRRESELAALVQ; translated from the coding sequence GTGACCCACGAAGCCGCCGGGGTGCCGACCACCCGGAACGACGATGACCGGCAGGACCAGGACCGGCAGGACCAGGACGAGGACCGGCAGCACGGGCAGCCCGGCCGTCCGTCCGACGCGGATGCCCAGGCGGACGCGGACGCCCACGCGGAGACCGTTCCTCCCGCCGGGGCCCCCGCAGACGGTGCCGACGGTGCCGACGGCGGGCCTGCGGGGCAGGAGCGGCCCGAGGCGCGCCTCGCGCACGCTGTACGGGTCGCCGAGCAGGCCCTGATCGAGTTCGAGATCGCGGTGGAGACCTTCCGGGTGGAAGTGGAGAACTTCTCCCGGCTGCATCACCAGCGACTGGGCCCGATGTACACACGTCTCGACGAGCTCGATGCGCAGATCGCGGAGGCACGGGCCGCGATGACCGGTGACCCCGAGGATCTGCGCAAGGCGCAGGAGGCGCGGGCGGTCGTCATGCCGATGCCGGGTGTCGACGAGCTGTTCCACGACTGGATGGACTCCGACGGGCTGTCCCCCGAGGCGAGCGCGATGCTGACCGAGCAGCCCGTCAGGCCGCCGAAGCGGGTCCGGCCGACCGAGGAGGCCCGCAAGCTGTACCGCGAGCTGGCGCGCAAGGCCCATCCGGACCTGGCCCAGGACGAGGTGGAGCGGGCCCGCAGGGACGAGTTCATCACCCGCGTCAATGCCGCGTACGGGCGTGGGGACGAGGCGCTCCTCAGGGAGCTGGCCCAGGAGTGGGCGGCCGGGCCGGTTGCCCCGGAGGCGGAGCTGGGCGAGGCCGACGAGCTGTACGCCCGGCTGAACTGGCTGACCCAGCGCAAGGAACTGCTGACGCTGCTCGCCCAGGAACTGGAGCAGAGCGCGATCGGCGCCATGCTGCGGATGGCCCCGGACGATCCGGATCACCTGCTCGAAGAGATCGCCGATCAGTTGCTGGGCGAGGTGTCGCGGCGCGAGTCGGAGCTGGCAGCCCTGGTGCAGTAG
- the paaD gene encoding 1,2-phenylacetyl-CoA epoxidase subunit PaaD, translated as MVTGTALEEELRTLAGSVPDPELPVLTLEELGVLRGVEVLAPGRVTVRLTPTYTGCPAIEAMSTDIERVLLDHGMTEVSVVTVLTPAWSTDDISAEGRRKLTEFGIAPPRSHDAASPAAGPVPLALSVRCPHCGSTDTELLSRFSSTACKALRRCVTCREPFDHFKEL; from the coding sequence ATGGTGACCGGGACGGCACTGGAGGAGGAGCTGCGCACCCTCGCGGGCTCCGTCCCCGACCCCGAGCTGCCGGTACTGACCCTGGAGGAGCTGGGCGTGCTCCGGGGCGTGGAGGTGCTGGCACCGGGCCGCGTCACGGTCCGGCTCACCCCCACCTACACCGGCTGCCCAGCGATAGAGGCCATGTCCACGGACATCGAGCGCGTGCTGCTCGACCACGGCATGACCGAGGTCTCCGTGGTCACCGTGCTCACCCCGGCCTGGTCCACGGACGACATCAGCGCGGAAGGGCGCCGCAAGCTCACCGAGTTCGGCATAGCGCCTCCCCGGTCGCACGACGCGGCCTCACCCGCCGCCGGACCCGTGCCGCTCGCCCTGTCCGTTCGCTGCCCGCACTGCGGCTCCACCGACACGGAGCTGCTGAGCCGGTTCTCGTCCACCGCCTGCAAGGCGCTGCGCAGGTGCGTGACATGCCGCGAACCGTTCGATCACTTCAAGGAGTTGTAG
- a CDS encoding 2Fe-2S iron-sulfur cluster-binding protein, with translation MFHPLRVSAIERLTDDSVAVDFAVPPDLRETFRHQPGQHLNVRYTVDGEEVRRSYSICAPATERPADPRLRVGIRLVDGGAFSTYALKELAVGDQVEAMPPMGRFVLTPRAGLFAAVVGGSGITPVLSIAATLLAREPDASFCLIRSDRTAASTMFLDEVADLKDRYPDRFQLVTALSREEQQAGLPSGRLDRERLAGLLPALLPVADVDGWYLCGPLGLVRAAEGALHGLGVGRTRIHQEIFHVDDGPSATARPRIEAPADSMLTATLDGRSGKWPVLEGESLLETVLRSRSDAPYACKGGVCGTCRAFLVSGEVRMDRNFALEPEETGAGYVLACQSHPVTGEVELDFDR, from the coding sequence ATGTTCCATCCGCTCCGGGTCAGCGCGATCGAGCGGCTCACGGACGATTCGGTCGCTGTCGACTTCGCCGTGCCGCCGGATCTGCGCGAGACCTTCCGCCACCAGCCCGGCCAGCACCTCAACGTCCGCTACACCGTCGATGGTGAGGAGGTCCGCCGCTCGTACTCGATCTGCGCACCGGCCACCGAGCGGCCGGCCGACCCGCGGCTGCGGGTGGGCATCCGGCTCGTCGACGGCGGGGCGTTCTCCACGTACGCGCTCAAGGAGCTCGCGGTCGGCGATCAGGTCGAGGCGATGCCCCCGATGGGCCGCTTCGTGCTCACCCCGCGCGCCGGGCTGTTCGCGGCGGTCGTCGGCGGCAGCGGGATCACCCCGGTGCTGTCCATCGCCGCGACGCTGCTGGCCCGGGAGCCCGACGCGTCGTTCTGTCTGATCCGCAGCGACCGGACCGCCGCGTCGACGATGTTCCTGGACGAGGTCGCCGACCTCAAGGACCGCTATCCGGACCGGTTCCAGCTGGTCACCGCGCTCTCCCGGGAGGAGCAGCAGGCCGGTCTCCCCTCGGGCCGGCTGGACCGCGAGCGGCTGGCCGGCCTGCTGCCCGCCCTGCTCCCGGTGGCCGATGTGGACGGCTGGTATCTGTGCGGCCCGCTCGGTCTGGTCCGGGCCGCCGAGGGCGCGCTGCACGGGCTGGGAGTCGGGCGGACCCGTATTCACCAGGAGATCTTCCACGTCGACGACGGACCGAGCGCCACGGCCCGCCCCCGGATCGAGGCCCCGGCGGACAGCATGCTCACGGCCACCCTGGACGGCCGCTCGGGCAAGTGGCCGGTCCTGGAGGGCGAATCGCTGCTGGAGACGGTGCTCCGCAGCCGCTCGGACGCGCCGTACGCCTGCAAGGGGGGCGTGTGCGGGACCTGCCGGGCCTTCCTGGTCTCGGGCGAGGTGCGGATGGACCGCAACTTCGCGCTCGAACCGGAAGAGACCGGGGCCGGCTATGTGCTGGCCTGCCAGTCCCACCCGGTGACCGGGGAGGTGGAGCTCGACTTCGACCGGTGA
- the paaC gene encoding 1,2-phenylacetyl-CoA epoxidase subunit PaaC yields MTAALALGDDALVLSHRLGEWAGHAPVLEEEVALANIALDLLGQARLLLSLVGDEDELAYLREERAFRNVQLVEQPNGDFAHTIARQLYFSVHQHGLYERLAAGDGEFAAIAAKAVKEVAYHRDHAEQWTLRLGDGTPESHERMQRAVDALWRFTGELFQPVEGVEVDWNALRSDWLASVTTVLEQAGLTVPAGPQSGAWTAGAGRQGIHTEPFGRMIAEMQHLHRSHPGASW; encoded by the coding sequence GTGACCGCGGCCCTCGCCCTGGGCGACGACGCGCTGGTGCTGTCGCACCGGCTGGGGGAGTGGGCGGGCCACGCCCCCGTGCTCGAGGAGGAGGTGGCACTCGCCAACATCGCCCTGGACCTGCTGGGCCAGGCCCGCCTGCTGCTCTCCCTCGTCGGGGACGAGGACGAGCTGGCGTATCTGCGCGAGGAACGTGCCTTCCGCAACGTCCAGCTGGTCGAGCAGCCCAACGGCGACTTCGCCCACACCATCGCCCGCCAGCTCTACTTCTCCGTCCACCAGCACGGGCTGTACGAGCGGCTGGCAGCCGGTGACGGCGAGTTCGCCGCCATCGCGGCCAAGGCCGTGAAGGAGGTCGCCTACCACCGGGACCACGCCGAGCAGTGGACGCTGCGCCTCGGTGACGGCACGCCGGAGAGCCACGAGCGGATGCAGCGCGCGGTGGACGCCCTGTGGCGTTTCACCGGGGAGCTGTTCCAGCCCGTCGAAGGGGTCGAGGTGGACTGGAACGCCCTGCGGAGCGACTGGCTGGCGTCCGTCACCACCGTTCTGGAGCAGGCCGGGCTGACCGTCCCGGCCGGTCCGCAGTCCGGCGCCTGGACGGCCGGAGCGGGCCGGCAGGGCATCCACACGGAGCCCTTCGGCCGGATGATCGCCGAGATGCAGCATCTGCACCGCAGCCACCCGGGGGCGTCATGGTGA
- the paaA gene encoding 1,2-phenylacetyl-CoA epoxidase subunit PaaA, which produces MAALTAGQTAQATAGSTDGADGALAAAFDAAVAADERIEPRDWMPDAYRASLVRQMAQHAHSEIIGMQPEANWITRAPSLRRKAILIAKVQDEAGHGLYLYSAAETLGTGREELLDKLHAGRQRYSSIFNYPTLTWADVGAIGWLVDGAAITNQVPLCRCSYGPYARAMVRICKEESFHQRQGYELLLALSGGTAAQHEMAQDAVNRWWWPSLMMFGPPDDASSHSAQSMTWKIKRHSNDELRQRFVDICVPQAEVLGLTLPDPDLRWNEERGQHDFGAIDWTEFQEVLKGNGPCNEERLTQRRRAHEEGAWVRDAAAAYAQKHTAVGPDGDAPSAAPNTAATNTVVPNGEATA; this is translated from the coding sequence ATGGCGGCATTGACTGCGGGCCAGACAGCGCAGGCGACAGCGGGCAGTACCGATGGGGCGGACGGGGCCCTGGCGGCGGCTTTCGATGCCGCGGTGGCGGCCGACGAGCGCATCGAGCCGCGTGACTGGATGCCCGATGCCTACCGCGCCTCGCTGGTCAGGCAAATGGCCCAGCACGCCCATTCCGAGATCATCGGCATGCAGCCCGAGGCCAACTGGATCACCCGTGCGCCCTCGCTGCGCCGCAAGGCGATCCTGATCGCCAAGGTGCAGGACGAGGCGGGACACGGGCTCTACCTCTACAGCGCGGCCGAGACCCTCGGCACGGGCCGCGAGGAGCTGCTCGACAAGCTCCACGCGGGCCGCCAGCGGTATTCGTCGATCTTCAATTACCCAACCCTGACCTGGGCGGACGTGGGCGCGATCGGCTGGCTCGTGGACGGCGCGGCGATCACCAACCAGGTGCCCCTGTGCCGCTGCTCCTACGGTCCCTACGCCCGCGCGATGGTCCGCATCTGCAAGGAGGAGTCCTTCCACCAGCGCCAGGGCTACGAACTGCTGCTGGCCCTCAGCGGCGGCACGGCCGCACAGCACGAGATGGCCCAGGACGCGGTGAACCGCTGGTGGTGGCCGTCCCTGATGATGTTCGGCCCGCCGGACGACGCCTCCTCGCACTCCGCCCAGTCGATGACCTGGAAGATCAAGCGGCATTCCAACGACGAGCTGCGGCAGCGTTTCGTCGACATCTGCGTCCCGCAGGCGGAGGTGCTGGGGCTCACCCTCCCCGACCCGGACCTCCGCTGGAACGAGGAGCGCGGTCAGCACGACTTCGGGGCGATCGACTGGACCGAGTTCCAGGAGGTCCTGAAGGGCAACGGCCCGTGCAACGAAGAGCGCCTCACCCAGCGCCGCCGGGCGCACGAGGAAGGTGCCTGGGTCCGCGATGCTGCCGCCGCCTACGCACAGAAACACACGGCAGTCGGACCTGACGGCGACGCACCGAGCGCCGCACCCAACACCGCCGCAACGAACACCGTCGTACCGAATGGGGAGGCGACAGCATGA
- a CDS encoding DUF2252 domain-containing protein — protein sequence MGEIEASVPVQRAVEGDPRIPVVPGFARRRHSGEPGGPQSPREAGKALRARVPRSAHASLVLPENRPDAVRAVEESNRGRVPALTPIRVGRMAATPFAFLRGSAGLMAHDLVGTPVTGVGAQLCGDAHAANFGLYGDARGNLVMDLNDFDETVNGPWEWDLKRLATSLVLAGREAGADEETCRRGAYDTVGAYRRTMRLLAKLPALDAWNAIADEELVSHTDARDLLGTLERVSEKARNNTSARFAAKSTEDSGDGGRRFVDAPPVLRRVPDAEAAAVAAGLGEYLGTVSPDRVPLLARYAIHDVAFRVVGTGSVGTRSYVVLLVDHRGEPLVLQVKEARPSVLAPHLPAVGFEVPEAGHEGRRVVLGQKRMQVVSDILLGWATVDGRPFQVRQFRNRKGSVDPAALAADQVDDYGRMTGALLARAHAHSADPRLIAGYCGKNDELDEAVAAFAVTYADRTEADHAELVRAIAAGRIRAEPGV from the coding sequence ATGGGTGAGATCGAAGCGTCGGTGCCGGTGCAACGGGCCGTGGAGGGTGATCCGCGCATTCCGGTCGTGCCCGGGTTCGCCCGGCGCAGGCACTCGGGGGAGCCGGGTGGCCCGCAGTCGCCGCGCGAGGCGGGCAAGGCCCTCCGTGCGCGTGTGCCCCGGTCCGCGCACGCCTCGCTCGTCCTGCCCGAGAACAGGCCCGACGCGGTCCGGGCGGTCGAGGAGTCGAACCGGGGCCGGGTGCCCGCGCTCACGCCGATCCGGGTGGGGCGCATGGCGGCCACCCCGTTCGCCTTTCTCCGGGGTTCGGCCGGGCTGATGGCCCACGACCTGGTAGGCACCCCCGTCACCGGCGTGGGAGCCCAGCTCTGCGGTGACGCCCACGCGGCCAACTTCGGCCTTTACGGCGATGCGCGCGGCAACCTGGTCATGGACCTGAACGACTTCGACGAGACCGTGAACGGCCCTTGGGAGTGGGACCTCAAGCGTCTGGCCACCTCGCTGGTGCTCGCGGGCCGTGAGGCGGGCGCGGACGAGGAGACGTGCCGCAGGGGCGCGTACGACACGGTGGGCGCCTACCGGCGCACGATGCGGCTGCTGGCCAAACTGCCCGCTCTCGACGCGTGGAACGCCATCGCGGACGAGGAACTCGTCTCGCACACGGACGCGCGTGATCTGCTCGGCACCCTGGAGCGGGTCTCGGAGAAGGCCCGCAACAACACCAGCGCCCGCTTCGCCGCGAAGTCCACGGAGGACTCCGGGGACGGCGGACGCCGGTTCGTCGACGCACCGCCGGTGCTGCGCCGGGTGCCGGACGCGGAGGCGGCGGCCGTGGCGGCGGGGCTCGGTGAGTATCTGGGCACCGTCTCGCCGGACCGGGTTCCGCTGCTCGCCCGGTACGCGATCCACGATGTGGCGTTCCGGGTGGTCGGTACCGGGAGCGTGGGCACCCGGTCGTATGTGGTGCTGCTCGTGGACCACCGGGGCGAGCCGCTGGTGCTGCAGGTGAAGGAGGCCAGGCCCTCGGTGCTGGCGCCTCATCTGCCCGCTGTGGGGTTCGAGGTGCCGGAGGCGGGTCACGAGGGGCGCCGGGTGGTGCTCGGGCAGAAGCGGATGCAGGTCGTCAGCGACATCCTGCTCGGCTGGGCGACCGTGGACGGCCGGCCCTTCCAGGTGAGGCAGTTCAGGAACCGCAAGGGCAGCGTCGACCCGGCGGCCCTGGCGGCCGACCAGGTCGACGACTACGGCCGGATGACCGGCGCGCTGCTGGCTCGGGCGCACGCGCACAGCGCCGACCCCCGGCTCATCGCGGGCTACTGCGGCAAGAACGACGAGCTGGACGAGGCGGTGGCGGCGTTCGCCGTGACCTATGCGGACCGCACGGAGGCGGATCACGCCGAGCTCGTGCGGGCGATCGCCGCAGGCCGCATACGGGCCGAGCCGGGGGTGTGA